A stretch of the Balnearium lithotrophicum genome encodes the following:
- the proC gene encoding pyrroline-5-carboxylate reductase, translated as MNLRVGFIGGGNMAEAFIGTFINGQILLPSQVIVSDVSEERIRYLSEKFGVKVSLKNIDVVTNCDVLFLAVKPQVLPSVLREISPVVSPAQILVSMAAGFPIRKIEEFVGDDKKVVRIMPNILVKVGHGVTAYCDNLRLLDEERRTVKELLSQTGRVVDIDEKLFDAVTAVSGSSPAFFFVLIEAMCDGAVRLGLPRDKAKELVVETLIGSSIMAREENPSLLKDSVTSPAGTTIEGIAKLEEKGFRSSLIEALKSSFERSKEISKLIEEL; from the coding sequence ATGAATTTAAGAGTGGGCTTTATCGGCGGCGGTAATATGGCGGAAGCCTTTATAGGAACTTTCATCAATGGGCAAATTCTACTGCCGTCTCAGGTAATTGTTTCCGACGTAAGTGAGGAAAGAATAAGGTATCTAAGTGAAAAGTTTGGAGTAAAAGTTTCTTTAAAAAATATTGACGTTGTTACAAATTGCGATGTTTTGTTCTTAGCCGTAAAACCCCAGGTTCTTCCATCCGTTCTGAGGGAAATTTCACCTGTTGTTTCTCCAGCTCAAATTTTGGTTTCTATGGCTGCCGGCTTCCCAATTAGGAAAATCGAGGAGTTTGTGGGTGATGATAAGAAGGTTGTAAGAATCATGCCAAACATTTTAGTAAAGGTAGGTCACGGGGTCACCGCATACTGTGACAATCTCAGGCTCTTGGATGAGGAGAGAAGAACTGTAAAGGAGCTCCTTTCCCAAACCGGTAGAGTTGTTGATATTGATGAGAAGCTTTTTGACGCTGTTACTGCAGTTTCGGGGAGCTCCCCAGCTTTCTTCTTCGTTCTAATCGAGGCAATGTGTGATGGAGCTGTTAGGCTTGGACTGCCGAGGGATAAAGCGAAGGAACTTGTTGTGGAAACTTTAATTGGCTCTTCAATTATGGCAAGGGAGGAGAACCCTTCCCTTTTGAAGGACTCTGTTACATCTCCTGCAGGAACTACAATTGAAGGAATTGCAAAGCTTGAGGAGAAGGGATTTAGGTCATCGCTCATAGAGGCCTTAAAGTCCTCGTTTGAAAGGTCAAAAGAGATATCAAAACTCATTGAGGAGCTCTGA